The Mustela erminea isolate mMusErm1 chromosome 18, mMusErm1.Pri, whole genome shotgun sequence genome has a window encoding:
- the WFIKKN2 gene encoding WAP, Kazal, immunoglobulin, Kunitz and NTR domain-containing protein 2 has protein sequence MWAPGCSRLWSRCVQAAVLLLLFGAPPRGLALPPIRYSHAGICPNDMNPNLWVDAQSTCKRECETDQECETYEKCCPNVCGTKSCVAARYMDVKGKKGPVGMPKEATCDHFMCLQQGSECDIWDGQPVCKCKDRCEKEPSFTCASDGLTYYNRCYMDAEACSKGITLAVVTCRYHFTWPHTSPPPPETTVRPTTASPETPGLDTVAPALLNHPVHQSVTVGETVSFLCDVVGRPRPEITWEKQLEDRENVVMRPNHVRGNVVVTNIAQLVIYNAQAQDAGIYTCTARNAAGVLRADFPLSVVRAGQAVAASESSPNGTAFPAAECLEPPDSEDCGEEQTRWHFDAQANNCLTFTFGHCHRNRNHFETYEACMLACMSGPLAVCSLPALQGPCKAYAPRWAYNGQTGQCQSFVYGGCEGNGNNFESREACEESCPFPRGHQRCRACKPRQKLVTSFCRSDFVILGRVSELTEEPDAGRALVTVDEVLKDEKMGLKFLGREPLEVTLLHVDWSCPCPNVTAGETPLIIMGEVDGGMAVLRPESFVGASSSRRVRKLREVLHKKTCDVLKEFLGLH, from the exons ATGTGGGCCCCGGGGTGCAGCCGGCTCTGGTCCCGCTGCGTGCAGGCGGCGGTGCTCCTGCTGCTGTTTGGGGCGCCCCCGAGGGGCCTGGCACTACCGCCCATCCGCTATTCCCATGCTGGCATCTGCCCCAACGACATGAACCCCAACCTCTGGGTGGATGCCCAGAGCACCTGCAAGCGGGAGTGTGAGACGGACCAG GAGTGCGAGACCTATGAGAAGTGCTGCCCCAATGTGTGTGGGACCAAGAGCTGCGTGGCCGCCCGGTACATGGACGTGAAGGGCAAGAAAGGCCCGGTAGGCATGCCCAAGGAGGCCACCTGCGACCACTTCATGTGTCTGCAGCAGGGCTCTGAGTGCGACATCTGGGACGGCCAGCCCGTGTGTAAATGCAAAGACCGTTGTGAGAAGGAGCCCAGCTTCACGTGCGCGTCCGATGGCCTCACGTACTATAATCGTTGTTACATGGACGCCGAGGCCTGCTCCAAGGGCATCACGCTGGCTGTCGTCACCTGCCGCTATCACTTCACCTGGCCCCACACCAGTCCCCCGCCGCCCGAGACCACCGTGCGCCCCACCACGGCCTCCCCGGAGACCCCGGGGCTGGATACGGTGGCCCCGGCTCTGCTCAACCACCCTGTGCACCAGTCGGTCACCGTAGGCGAGACCGTGAGCTTCCTCTGCGACGTGGTGGGCCGGCCCCGGCCGGAGATCACCTGGGAAAAGCAGCTGGAAGACCGGGAGAACGTGGTCATGCGGCCAAACCACGTGCGCGGCAACGTGGTGGTCACCAACATCGCCCAGCTGGTCATCTACAACGCCCAGGCCCAGGACGCCGGCATCTACACCTGCACAGCCCGCAACGCCGCCGGGGTCCTGCGCGCCGACTTCCCGCTGTCCGTGGTCCGCGCGGGTCAGGCGGTGGCCGCGTCGGAGAGCAGCCCCAACGGCACGGCTTTCCCCGCTGCCGAGTGCCTCGAGCCCCCCGACAGCGAGGACTGCGGGGAGGAGCAGACCCGCTGGCACTTTGATGCGCAGGCCAACAACTGCCTCACCTTCACCTTCGGCCACTGCCACCGCAACCGGAACCACTTTGAGACCTACGAGGCCTGCATGCTGGCCTGCATGAGCGGGCCGCTGGCCGTGTGCAGCCTGCCCGCCCTGCAGGGTCCTTGCAAGGCCTACGCGCCCCGCTGGGCCTACAACGGCCAGACCGGCCAGTGCCAGTCCTTCGTCTATGGCGGCTGCGAGGGCAACGGCAACAACTTCGAGAGCCGGGAGGCCTGCGAGGAGTCCTGCCCCTTCCCTCGGGGCCACCAGCGCTGCCGGGCCTGCAAGCCACGGCAGAAGCTCGTCACCAGCTTCTGTCGGAGCGACTTCGTCATCCTGGGCCGCGTGTCCGAGCTGACCGAGGAACCCGACGCGGGGCGCGCCCTGGTGACCGTGGATGAGGTGCTCAAGGATGAGAAGATGGGCCTTAAGTTCCTGGGCCGGGAGCCGCTGGAGGTCACCCTACTCCACGTGGACTGGAGCTGCCCCTGCCCCAACGTGACGGCGGGCGAGACGCCGCTCATCATCATGGGCGAGGTGGACGGCGGCATGGCTGTGCTGCGGCCAGAGAGTTTCGTGGGCGCGTCCAGCAGCCGGCGGGTCAGGAAGCTGCGCGAGGTCCTGCACAAGAAGACCTGCGATGTCCTCAAGGAGTTTCTGGGCTTGCACTGA